In Solanum stenotomum isolate F172 chromosome 6, ASM1918654v1, whole genome shotgun sequence, one DNA window encodes the following:
- the LOC125868058 gene encoding acyltransferase Pun1-like isoform X1: protein MAFPINLRGKVATFPEIANSFGNLIIEIPIKFEHDDEKKMESLHHIVKLIKESVQVIISKCVKATPDEIVSLVIDLYKDSYAGLEWGGDNEVVNFTCSSLCRFPVQKTDFGWGIPSLMHFGSRHSQVFWLYDTECETGIVVQMDLEEKYLDKLACDQDIMYFAKF from the coding sequence GTAGCAACTTTTCCTGAAATTGCTAACTCTTTTGGGAATCTTATTATCGAAATTCCAATAAAATTTGAACACGacgatgaaaaaaaaatggagtcGTTGCATCACATTGTAAAACTAATAAAAGAGTCAGTTCAAGTGATTATCAGTAAATGTGTCAAAGCTACTCCGGATGAAATAGTTTCTTTGGTTATCGACTTATACAAGGATAGTTACGCCGGATTAGAATGGGGAGGAGACAATGAAGTCGTGAATTTTACGTGCTCAAGTTTATGTAGGTTCCCCGTACAAAAAACTGATTTTGGTTGGGGAATACCAAGTTTGATGCACTTTGGGTCAAGACATAGCCAAGTTTTTTGGTTGTATGATACTGAATGTGAGACTGGAATTGTTGTGCAAATGGATTTGGAGGAAAAGTACCTGGATAAACTTGCATGTGACCAAGATATCATGTATTTTGCtaaattttag
- the LOC125868045 gene encoding acetyl-CoA-benzylalcohol acetyltransferase-like produces the protein MNYSMQVNILSKNLIKPSLPTPQHLKNYKLSFFDQVADVIHLPLVLFYPHCRNNSKNEELEESLSRILTHLYPLAGRFAEDESSILCLDQGVTYIKATVNCKLDDFLQQANKDLDLAVSFWPQGTMDVDETNLFVTPLMVVQVTTFECGGLALAISHAHPAMDGSTTFKIIYEWAKVCKFGTPSKEINFMNFNLGTLFPYKDLTTILEPPVDEGKRTNSKLIARKFVFEEDAISRLREKFDSTTSEGLSFKPSRVEMITTLLWRSLIRSTGSTSHLKRSVMSFPLNLRGKVATFPEIANSFGNLIIDIPIKFEHDDETKMESLHHIAKLIKESVQVIISKCVKATPDEIVSLVIDLYKDSYAGLQWGGDNEVVNFTCASLCRFPIQKTDFGWGIPRLMHFGSRHSQVFWLYDTECETGIVVQMELEEKYMDKLACDQDIMDFAKF, from the coding sequence ATGAACTATTCAATGCAAGTTAATATTTTGTCCAAAAACCTCATTAAACCATCATTACCAACGCCACAACACCTTAAAAATTACAAGTTATCTTTCTTTGATCAAGTGGCGGATGTAATACACTTACCTCTTGTTCTTTTCTATCCTCATTGTAGAAATAACTCGAAAAATGAAGAGCTCGAAGAGTCCTTATCGAGGATTTTAACACATCTTTACCCTTTAGCTGGTCGATTTGCTGAAGATGAATCGTCAATTCTTTGTCTCGATCAAGGTGTAACTTATATAAAAGCAACGGTCAATTGTAAGCTTGATGATTTCCTTCAACAAGCAAACAAAGACCTTGATCTAGCAGTGTCATTTTGGCCTCAAGGAACTATGGATGTGGACGAGACGAATTTATTCGTCACGCCACTTATGGTTGTGCAAGTAACAACATTTGAATGTGGTGGTCTAGCCCTAGCTATTAGCCATGCACACCCTGCTATGGACGGATCCACCACATTCAAAATCATTTACGAATGGGCTAAAGTGTGCAAATTTGGTACTCCTTCTAAGGAGATCAACTTCATGAACTTCAATTTAGGCACTCTATTCCCTTACAAAGATTTAACAACCATTCTTGAGCCTCCGGTTGACGAAGGCAAACGTACAAACTCTAAGTTAATTGCCAGAAAGTTTGTTTTTGAGGAAGATGCAATATCGAGGCTCAGAGAAAAATTTGACTCAACAACTAGCGAAGGTTTGAGTTTCAAACCTTCGCGAGTTGAGATGATTACAACACTTTTATGGAGGTCACTTATCCGTTCCACAGGAAGTACTTCACATTTGAAACGGTCTGTAATGTCATTTCCACTTAACTTGCGTGGTAAGGTAGCAACTTTTCCTGAAATTGCTAACTCTTTTGGGAATCTTATCATCGATATTCCAATAAAATTTGAACACGACGATGAAACAAAAATGGAGTCGTTGCATCACATTGCAAAACTCATAAAAGAGTCAGTTCAAGTGATTATCAGTAAATGTGTCAAAGCTACTCCGGATGAAATAGTTTCTTTGGTTATCGACTTATACAAGGATAGTTACGCCGGATTACAATGGGGAGGAGACAATGAAGTTGTGAATTTTACATGCGCAAGTTTATGTAGGTTCCCCATACAAAAAACTGATTTTGGTTGGGGAATACCAAGATTAATGCACTTTGGGTCAAGACATAGCCAAGTTTTTTGGTTGTATGATACTGAATGTGAGACTGGAATTGTTGTGCAAATGGAATTGGAGGAAAAGTACATGGATAAACTTGCATGTGATCAAGATATCATGGATTTTGCTaaattttag